A genome region from Candidatus Microthrix parvicella Bio17-1 includes the following:
- a CDS encoding cation-translocating P-type ATPase has protein sequence MTAPISPTGPIGGAGSPGGGPSEVSPTPWYRLSPSQTADRLGVDLQSGLSSAEVLESRERSGPNELLSEPKRPWWLRLVDQFRSVLILLLLVAALISAAVGDLKDPIVIGVVVIINAILGFVQEQRADQAMEALSTMLTTQARVRRDGAVNEVPSSEVVPGDVVLLRAGDRIPADGRFVRATSLAVDESTLTGESVPVDKDTEAIELPDHPSADGYGAAAQLELAERSNVGHMNTTVVRGTAELVVTDTGMSTEIGRLAGMISADEPGLTPLQEELERLGTRLAMIAGVAVGLVIAVGLLRGDAAADAILGGVALAVAAIPEGLPAVVTVTLALGVRRMAERNAIVKRLASVETLGSTTVICSDKTGTLTLHQMTAITAWAGGTSYEISGLGYGPDGEISPEPDEALRRFVRAGALASDAVLRTGEGGQPELVGDPTEGAVIVLANKAGEHGETLRSEYPRVADMPFDSTRKMMAVVTDDPFGGSGRRLMVKGATDVVLDGCTQMDTHDGVVTLDDSRTAEVNDLMVGFGVEGLRVLAVAGKELASDWDGDPEAELNELVLYGLVGILDPPRKEAGVAIAECGDAGIDVKMITGDHATTAAAIGGQLGLDGEVVTGSDLDAMSDDELARRIGDISVCARVSPEHKVRVVRALQANDEIVAMTGDGVNDAAALRRAEIGVAMGITGTEVTKEASDLVLADDNFATIVVAVERGRAIRSNIVHFVRFQLTTSLAAVGTILVARILDLPTPFSPIQILFVNIIADGPPAMSLGVDPPSPDVMKRKPLGRTEPILTGTRLRRILTTTALMAAGVVWLLAQYRHSDIPKLASTMAFTTFVFAQLVNSLVVRSDGRGVFHRYTFTNGALWLTIAAVSALQVVVVQVPFAQKVFDTVGLTRGQWVQCLSVVLALLLVEEVWIRARRLVWPNASLT, from the coding sequence ATGACCGCCCCCATAAGTCCTACAGGGCCGATCGGGGGCGCCGGAAGCCCGGGTGGCGGGCCGTCCGAGGTGTCGCCGACGCCCTGGTATCGCCTGAGCCCGTCGCAGACCGCCGACCGACTTGGTGTCGACTTGCAGTCCGGCCTCAGCTCCGCCGAGGTGCTCGAGAGTCGCGAGCGAAGCGGTCCAAACGAGTTGCTGTCCGAACCCAAACGGCCATGGTGGCTTCGCCTGGTCGATCAGTTTCGCAGCGTGCTCATCCTGCTGTTGCTCGTGGCGGCGTTGATCTCGGCAGCGGTGGGTGACCTGAAGGATCCCATCGTGATCGGCGTGGTGGTGATCATCAACGCCATTCTCGGTTTCGTGCAGGAACAGCGGGCCGACCAGGCGATGGAGGCGTTGTCGACCATGCTGACCACGCAGGCGCGGGTGCGCCGGGATGGCGCGGTCAACGAGGTTCCATCCTCCGAGGTGGTGCCGGGCGATGTGGTGCTGCTTCGGGCGGGCGACCGCATCCCGGCCGACGGCCGCTTTGTCCGGGCCACCTCGCTGGCCGTAGACGAGAGCACGCTGACCGGTGAGTCGGTACCGGTGGACAAGGACACCGAAGCGATCGAGCTGCCGGACCACCCGTCCGCCGACGGGTATGGGGCGGCCGCTCAGCTCGAGCTGGCCGAACGGTCCAACGTCGGTCACATGAACACGACCGTGGTTCGAGGCACCGCCGAGTTGGTCGTCACCGATACGGGCATGTCCACGGAGATCGGCCGACTGGCGGGCATGATCTCAGCCGACGAGCCGGGCCTGACCCCCCTTCAGGAGGAACTGGAGCGTCTGGGCACGCGCCTTGCCATGATCGCCGGTGTGGCGGTCGGCCTGGTGATCGCCGTCGGCCTTTTGCGTGGTGACGCGGCCGCCGATGCCATCCTCGGCGGCGTTGCACTTGCTGTTGCGGCCATCCCGGAAGGGCTCCCCGCCGTGGTCACGGTGACCCTGGCGCTCGGGGTCCGCCGCATGGCCGAGCGCAATGCGATCGTGAAACGACTGGCCTCGGTGGAGACGCTGGGCTCGACCACGGTGATTTGCTCGGATAAAACCGGCACGCTGACGCTTCACCAGATGACGGCGATCACGGCCTGGGCGGGTGGCACCAGCTACGAGATCTCCGGGCTGGGATACGGACCGGACGGTGAGATCAGCCCCGAGCCGGATGAGGCGCTGCGTCGTTTCGTGCGGGCCGGCGCCCTGGCCAGCGACGCGGTGCTGCGAACCGGTGAGGGCGGACAGCCCGAACTGGTCGGCGACCCGACCGAGGGTGCGGTCATCGTGCTGGCGAACAAGGCCGGCGAGCACGGCGAGACGTTGCGCTCCGAGTACCCGCGCGTGGCGGACATGCCCTTCGATTCCACCCGCAAAATGATGGCGGTGGTCACCGATGACCCCTTCGGAGGCTCGGGTCGTCGCTTGATGGTCAAGGGTGCCACCGACGTGGTGCTCGACGGGTGCACACAAATGGACACCCACGATGGCGTGGTGACGCTGGACGACAGCCGAACCGCCGAGGTCAACGACTTGATGGTTGGCTTCGGTGTGGAGGGCCTTCGGGTGCTCGCCGTGGCGGGCAAGGAACTGGCCTCCGACTGGGATGGCGACCCGGAAGCCGAACTGAACGAGCTGGTGCTCTACGGATTGGTGGGCATTCTCGACCCTCCCCGCAAGGAGGCCGGCGTGGCCATCGCCGAGTGCGGCGATGCCGGCATCGACGTCAAAATGATCACCGGGGACCATGCCACCACGGCCGCAGCCATCGGCGGGCAGCTCGGCCTCGACGGCGAGGTGGTCACCGGCTCAGACCTCGATGCCATGTCCGACGATGAGTTGGCCCGTCGCATCGGTGATATCTCCGTGTGTGCCCGCGTCTCACCCGAGCACAAGGTGCGTGTGGTCCGGGCACTCCAGGCCAACGACGAGATCGTGGCGATGACCGGCGACGGGGTGAACGATGCCGCCGCCCTCCGCCGTGCCGAGATCGGCGTGGCCATGGGCATCACCGGCACCGAGGTCACCAAGGAGGCCAGCGACCTGGTGCTCGCCGACGACAACTTCGCAACCATCGTCGTCGCCGTGGAGCGGGGTCGGGCGATCCGCTCCAACATCGTTCACTTCGTGCGCTTCCAGCTGACCACCAGCCTGGCGGCGGTCGGTACGATCCTGGTCGCTCGCATTCTCGACCTACCGACGCCCTTCAGCCCCATCCAGATCCTGTTCGTCAACATCATCGCCGACGGCCCTCCCGCCATGAGCCTGGGTGTCGACCCGCCGTCGCCCGACGTGATGAAACGCAAACCGCTGGGTCGCACCGAACCGATTCTGACCGGCACCCGTCTTCGACGCATTCTGACGACAACGGCATTGATGGCTGCCGGGGTGGTCTGGTTGCTCGCCCAGTATCGACACAGCGACATCCCGAAGTTGGCTTCGACGATGGCGTTCACCACCTTCGTGTTCGCCCAGCTGGTCAACTCCCTGGTGGTTCGCTCCGACGGGCGTGGGGTGTTCCACCGCTATACGTTCACCAACGGGGCCCTCTGGCTGACGATCGCCGCGGTGAGCGCGCTCCAGGTGGTCGTGGTGCAGGTGCCATTCGCTCAGAAGGTGTTCGACACCGTTGGGCTCACGCGCGGCCAATGGGTGCAATGCCTTTCCGTGGTGCTCGCACTGCTACTGGTCGAGGAAGTGTGGATTCGGGCGCGGAGGCTTGTCTGGCCGAACGCAAGCCTCACCTGA
- a CDS encoding zinc ribbon domain-containing protein, with product MICPNCFTDTLDDARFCTGCGASLADVRSGAGPATTESLRTEAVPAVNTPAVGAPRADDDLTGTEAVPVVTNADGPSTQVNPGVAAPRPAGASAWDQPDGGAATAVHDLAAPDPPRSAPRPLPAPAPSTIWSSPNPRASSAPAERTPVRSGRWARILAGLVSLWLPISALIYVVVDQGELLGRSALEFLAIITPTRLSWVVWSSTHSQLAWTIPLRAMSLLAAFGALVILAAWMARSRQAMRVGLLATGLVVTMFGVVQLLWVAVGLDLLGGLTTGQELRQVYVPAGVSMAVGVLLVALAPAAGRTRT from the coding sequence GTGATCTGCCCCAACTGTTTCACCGACACACTCGACGACGCCAGGTTCTGCACCGGCTGCGGGGCATCACTTGCGGACGTCCGTTCCGGAGCCGGTCCGGCGACGACGGAATCGCTGCGAACCGAAGCCGTACCCGCCGTGAACACACCGGCCGTGGGTGCCCCCCGGGCCGATGACGACCTGACCGGTACCGAGGCCGTCCCGGTGGTCACGAACGCTGATGGGCCTTCGACGCAGGTCAACCCCGGCGTGGCGGCCCCTCGCCCGGCAGGAGCATCGGCCTGGGATCAGCCCGATGGAGGCGCCGCGACCGCCGTCCATGACCTGGCGGCGCCCGATCCACCCCGAAGCGCACCACGGCCGCTCCCGGCACCCGCCCCAAGCACGATCTGGTCCAGTCCCAACCCCAGGGCATCCTCGGCCCCGGCGGAGCGAACACCCGTCAGGTCGGGGCGCTGGGCACGGATCCTCGCCGGTCTCGTCTCGTTGTGGCTGCCGATCAGCGCCTTGATCTACGTGGTCGTCGATCAAGGCGAGTTGCTGGGCCGTTCTGCTCTGGAGTTCCTGGCGATCATCACGCCCACGAGATTGTCCTGGGTTGTGTGGTCATCGACCCACAGCCAGTTGGCGTGGACGATTCCGCTGCGCGCCATGTCGCTGCTGGCGGCGTTCGGAGCCCTGGTGATCCTTGCGGCGTGGATGGCTCGCAGCCGCCAGGCCATGCGGGTGGGCCTCCTTGCCACCGGCTTGGTGGTGACCATGTTCGGCGTGGTGCAACTGCTGTGGGTGGCCGTCGGCCTGGACCTGCTCGGTGGGCTCACCACCGGCCAGGAGTTGCGCCAGGTCTACGTACCGGCGGGGGTCAGCATGGCGGTTGGGGTCCTCCTGGTGGCACTCGCGCCCGCCGCCGGGCGAACTCGGACCTGA
- the udk gene encoding uridine kinase, producing MTPAAPYVIGIAGGSGSGKTTVTRSILAAEGITDVTMITVDSYYFDQAGRPMSERAKVNYDVPDAFEWPLVFAHLTSLRSGRAVDVPVYDFTTHTRSKETERAEPGAVVVIDGILVLHDPALRELIDLAVYLDVDDDLRFIRRLERDVAERGRTIEMVVEQYLTTVRPSHVSFVEPTRRFADVVIPHGGHNTPATAMLLALIRERVAMSTTGASG from the coding sequence GTGACACCAGCGGCGCCATACGTGATCGGCATCGCCGGCGGTTCGGGATCGGGAAAGACCACGGTCACCCGCTCGATTCTCGCCGCCGAGGGGATCACCGACGTCACGATGATCACCGTGGACAGCTACTACTTCGATCAGGCCGGGCGGCCGATGTCGGAGCGGGCCAAGGTGAACTACGACGTACCGGACGCCTTCGAGTGGCCGCTGGTGTTTGCGCACCTCACCAGCCTGCGATCCGGCCGTGCGGTGGACGTGCCGGTGTATGACTTCACCACCCACACCAGGTCGAAGGAGACCGAACGGGCCGAGCCGGGCGCAGTGGTGGTGATCGACGGCATCCTGGTGTTACACGATCCGGCCCTTCGGGAACTGATCGACCTGGCGGTCTACCTCGACGTGGACGACGACCTGCGGTTCATCCGCCGGCTGGAGCGCGATGTGGCCGAGCGCGGCCGCACCATCGAGATGGTGGTGGAGCAGTACCTCACCACGGTTCGCCCCAGCCACGTGAGCTTTGTCGAACCCACGCGCCGCTTCGCCGACGTGGTGATCCCCCACGGCGGCCACAACACCCCGGCGACCGCCATGCTGCTGGCCCTCATTCGCGAACGGGTTGCCATGTCGACCACGGGGGCGTCCGGCTGA
- a CDS encoding PQQ-dependent sugar dehydrogenase — protein sequence MRDRARQRSPDIRRSVRRPGRWWLLGALLVVGGCASDSVKAGPANETTPEVVDAPVTEVARFSAPSATALAVRPDGTLLVGERLTGRIFSADPDSATTSNLATVKDLDTGMTQGGLLGLALTSEGGILVSYTSSDGHIVIDQTDASARNFTRRWDGPKTAERANGGRLAVLGGDTHDQNTLIIGIGDLLDPAKTPRPDTANGKLLRIDEEGGAGPWASGFNNPFALGSDETNTIWVADNSPGEQPERLLRVTAARAEVVASWVDTRVPSGLAVTDDGALAICYYQTGDLMLVDPDDPQGGTGPRVADDCRYGVVSLGDGRLAYSTEREVVVVDTDG from the coding sequence TTGCGGGATCGAGCACGGCAGCGGTCACCTGACATCCGTCGTTCCGTCCGACGTCCGGGCCGATGGTGGCTACTCGGGGCGCTACTGGTGGTCGGCGGCTGTGCGTCCGACAGCGTCAAGGCCGGCCCGGCCAACGAGACGACCCCCGAGGTCGTCGATGCTCCGGTCACCGAGGTGGCCCGCTTTTCGGCACCGTCGGCCACCGCGCTGGCAGTTCGGCCGGACGGCACCTTGCTGGTCGGTGAGCGGCTCACCGGCAGGATCTTCAGCGCCGACCCGGACTCCGCCACGACCTCGAACCTGGCAACGGTGAAGGACCTGGATACGGGAATGACCCAGGGAGGACTGCTCGGCCTGGCGCTCACCTCCGAGGGAGGCATCCTGGTCTCCTACACGTCCTCCGACGGACACATCGTGATCGACCAGACGGACGCCTCGGCGCGCAACTTCACTCGTCGTTGGGATGGTCCGAAGACCGCAGAGCGGGCCAACGGCGGCCGTCTGGCGGTGCTTGGAGGCGATACTCACGATCAGAACACCCTGATCATCGGCATCGGTGACCTCCTCGATCCGGCCAAAACCCCTCGGCCGGACACGGCCAACGGCAAGCTGCTTCGCATCGACGAGGAAGGTGGTGCCGGTCCGTGGGCTTCGGGCTTCAACAACCCGTTTGCGCTTGGAAGCGACGAAACCAACACCATCTGGGTCGCCGACAACTCACCGGGCGAGCAGCCCGAGCGCCTGCTCCGGGTCACCGCCGCCCGCGCCGAGGTGGTGGCTTCGTGGGTCGACACCCGCGTGCCTTCGGGTTTGGCGGTGACCGATGACGGGGCCCTGGCCATCTGCTACTACCAAACCGGTGACCTCATGCTGGTCGATCCAGACGACCCTCAGGGCGGCACCGGGCCCCGCGTGGCCGACGATTGTCGCTACGGGGTGGTTTCGTTGGGTGATGGCCGCCTCGCCTACAGCACGGAGCGAGAGGTCGTCGTCGTCGATACGGACGGTTGA
- a CDS encoding bis-aminopropyl spermidine synthase family protein, producing the protein MHETTPATTPVPPQAPAGLASRALRPAVELLTQRPATVGELVSAGGVSRRGIEALLNGWRAGDTPGLDVDAETWSLNDPLRSEVIGTWGLEQPQPAGRFLEPEVRTRLEGWARSLPRPRRELDHRPATHDGVAARLDLIDRQLDLRGANVLVLGARDLDALALAADGRVGAVAALDVDDAVLAAVGAARLSTASPTRRWCDVRVGLPASLTGWADLVVTDPPYTPAGMAAFLAVASAALAGPQSKIAVSYGFGETRATLGWQVQREMLRADLALCAMWPGAVTYDGAEAIGGRADLYLLAPTGRDGNHTEAAHNLYTQGPAAARSATEPDAQPADIANKVANDLARADSATTGAAGSAQAIGVRRLLGGEQAPKLQVGAVPVVDLRGDPGGWLPRVLLALQSEAAVLVCDVDSHDRSPDPAPRSDVDGRGWVEAHLRAHWRLTPADRATDGADLLVARRIDGAPTPPAALADDASADRPQLPPLVGRGHANPRNVIAEWLTRTPDPEARLTRRQARVASSDHLASLGIEVRPGDSLIDLPLDAIAALLADPVPG; encoded by the coding sequence ATGCACGAGACGACGCCCGCCACCACCCCCGTGCCCCCGCAGGCACCTGCCGGGTTGGCGTCCCGGGCGCTTCGTCCGGCGGTTGAGCTCCTGACTCAACGGCCTGCAACCGTTGGGGAACTGGTCAGCGCCGGCGGAGTGTCCCGCCGCGGCATCGAGGCGCTGTTGAACGGCTGGCGGGCAGGCGACACACCCGGCCTCGACGTGGACGCCGAAACCTGGTCGCTGAACGACCCACTGCGATCTGAGGTCATCGGCACCTGGGGTCTGGAACAACCCCAACCAGCGGGTCGATTCCTTGAACCCGAGGTTCGGACCCGACTTGAGGGCTGGGCGCGGTCGTTGCCACGACCCCGCCGCGAGTTGGACCACCGTCCGGCCACCCACGACGGGGTGGCAGCGAGGCTGGACCTGATCGATCGGCAACTCGATCTGCGAGGCGCCAACGTGTTGGTCCTGGGCGCCCGCGACCTGGATGCGTTGGCGCTGGCAGCCGACGGCAGGGTTGGCGCCGTGGCGGCCCTCGACGTCGACGACGCCGTGCTGGCCGCTGTCGGCGCCGCCAGACTTTCGACAGCGTCACCAACCCGTCGCTGGTGCGACGTGCGGGTGGGCCTTCCCGCCTCCCTCACCGGGTGGGCCGACCTGGTCGTGACCGATCCGCCCTACACGCCGGCCGGAATGGCGGCGTTCCTGGCGGTCGCCTCCGCCGCGCTGGCGGGTCCGCAATCCAAAATCGCGGTGAGCTACGGGTTCGGCGAGACAAGGGCCACCTTGGGCTGGCAGGTGCAGCGTGAGATGTTGCGGGCCGACCTGGCCCTGTGCGCCATGTGGCCCGGTGCGGTGACCTACGACGGCGCCGAGGCCATCGGCGGCCGTGCCGATCTCTACCTGCTGGCACCCACCGGGCGCGACGGCAACCACACCGAGGCCGCCCACAACCTCTACACCCAGGGGCCCGCCGCAGCCCGTTCGGCAACCGAACCCGATGCACAACCGGCGGACATCGCCAACAAGGTGGCCAATGACCTGGCACGCGCGGATTCGGCCACCACGGGTGCAGCCGGCTCCGCTCAGGCGATCGGTGTGCGCCGCCTGCTCGGCGGCGAGCAGGCCCCGAAGCTGCAGGTGGGTGCGGTGCCGGTGGTCGACCTTCGAGGCGATCCCGGCGGTTGGCTGCCCCGGGTGCTGCTCGCCCTGCAATCCGAGGCTGCGGTGCTGGTGTGCGACGTGGACTCGCACGACCGCAGCCCCGATCCAGCCCCCCGCAGCGACGTTGACGGACGGGGCTGGGTGGAGGCGCACCTGCGGGCTCACTGGCGGCTCACCCCCGCCGACCGCGCCACCGACGGCGCCGACCTGCTCGTCGCACGCCGCATTGACGGTGCCCCAACGCCACCAGCCGCTCTGGCAGACGACGCGTCCGCCGACCGGCCGCAGCTGCCGCCGCTGGTGGGACGAGGTCACGCCAACCCTCGAAACGTCATCGCCGAATGGTTGACCCGAACACCCGACCCCGAGGCACGCCTCACCCGCCGTCAGGCACGGGTGGCGTCAAGCGATCACCTGGCGTCGCTGGGTATCGAGGTACGCCCTGGCGACTCGCTCATCGATCTGCCACTAGACGCCATCGCGGCGCTGCTCGCCGACCCGGTCCCGGGTTAG
- a CDS encoding cystathionine gamma-synthase, with protein sequence MTENRDPNDTSNGAAASSHGFATRAIHAGQPPDPVTGAVVTPISLATTFAQPEVGHLPGGFEYGRTGNPTRAAYEACLADLEGGTDAVAFASGLSAEDALLRLVPTGSRVVLGDDAYGGTFRLISAVHGAEGRDHTAFDLTNPAKLEANWPDDATMVWLETPTNPLLTCLDITAIAEVAHRHDALLVVDNTFATPALQRPLELGADAVVHSATKYLGGHSDVVGGIVATSDDELAQRLRYLQNAVGAVPSPFDCYLVLRGLKTLEVRMERHCANAAAVAEALSAHPRVGRVLYPGLEAHATHGVAARQMSGFGGMVSFECVAGEAAALEVVTHTELFTLAESLGAVESLIEHPGRMTHASAAGSPLEVPASLVRCSVGIEDAADLVADLTSALDRLG encoded by the coding sequence GTGACTGAGAACCGCGATCCCAACGACACATCGAACGGTGCTGCGGCGTCGTCTCACGGGTTCGCCACCCGGGCCATCCACGCAGGACAGCCGCCCGACCCCGTCACCGGCGCCGTCGTGACTCCGATCAGCCTGGCAACCACGTTCGCCCAGCCCGAGGTGGGCCACCTCCCCGGTGGGTTCGAATACGGGCGCACCGGCAACCCCACCCGTGCCGCCTACGAGGCCTGCCTCGCCGACCTGGAGGGCGGCACCGATGCGGTGGCGTTCGCATCGGGCCTGTCCGCCGAGGACGCCCTACTGCGGCTTGTGCCCACCGGGTCACGCGTGGTGCTGGGTGACGACGCCTACGGCGGCACCTTTCGGCTGATCTCCGCGGTGCACGGAGCCGAGGGCCGGGACCACACCGCGTTCGACCTGACCAATCCTGCCAAGCTGGAGGCCAATTGGCCCGACGACGCCACGATGGTGTGGCTGGAAACGCCCACCAACCCGCTGCTGACCTGCCTGGACATCACGGCCATCGCCGAGGTGGCTCACCGCCACGATGCCCTGCTGGTGGTCGACAACACCTTCGCCACGCCCGCCCTGCAGCGCCCGCTCGAGCTGGGCGCCGACGCGGTGGTGCACTCGGCCACCAAGTACCTCGGCGGTCACTCCGACGTGGTCGGGGGCATCGTCGCCACCTCCGACGACGAACTGGCCCAACGGCTGCGCTATCTGCAGAACGCCGTTGGCGCCGTACCGTCGCCCTTCGACTGCTACCTGGTGCTGCGAGGCCTGAAGACGCTGGAGGTTCGGATGGAGCGGCACTGTGCCAACGCCGCAGCGGTTGCCGAGGCGCTGAGCGCTCACCCCAGGGTGGGACGCGTGCTGTACCCCGGGTTGGAGGCGCATGCCACCCACGGCGTTGCGGCTCGGCAAATGTCGGGGTTTGGCGGCATGGTGAGCTTCGAGTGCGTCGCCGGTGAGGCGGCCGCGCTGGAGGTGGTCACCCACACCGAGCTGTTCACGCTGGCCGAGTCCCTGGGTGCCGTCGAGAGCCTGATCGAACACCCGGGTCGCATGACGCACGCGTCAGCCGCCGGGTCGCCGTTGGAGGTCCCGGCCTCGTTGGTGCGCTGCTCGGTGGGTATCGAGGATGCCGCCGACCTGGTGGCAGACCTGACCTCCGCCCTCGACCGTCTCGGGTGA
- a CDS encoding cystathionine beta-synthase, producing the protein MTTGEPTDLPTGIAPSVLELIGNTPLVRLKRLSEEEGITATLAMKMETTNPGGSSKDRPALQMILDAEASGDLLPGGTIVEPTSGNTGVGLAIVAAQRGYQCIFVMTDKVAPEKVDLLRAYGAEVVVCPVAVPPDDPESYYSVAERLVSETPNAYRPNQYANPSNPAAHVATTGPELWQQTDGRLTHFIAGAGTCGTLTGVARYLKEQDPGVRIIAADPEGSVYSGGSGRPYLVEGVGEDFFPDAWQENLYDDIIAVSDAESFSMARRVARTEGILVGGSGGMVVAAAIKVAKAAGPDDVVVVLNPDSGRGYLSKVFNDDWMANFGFTTSGGRTLADALEQAGGMQDLLYVNPDDTVRHAIDLMRTNGVSQLPVCKNTPPFAEAEVMGAVDELVLMRAAADDRATLDLPVEEVLGPRLPTIGIGQEVGLAIEALRTATALLVLGGGRPCCVLTRSDVLGFLELGDNSGGVEGD; encoded by the coding sequence ATGACCACAGGCGAGCCAACCGACCTGCCGACGGGAATCGCGCCCTCGGTGCTGGAGTTGATCGGCAACACACCGCTGGTTCGCCTCAAGCGCCTGTCGGAGGAGGAGGGCATCACCGCCACGTTGGCGATGAAGATGGAGACGACCAATCCCGGCGGATCATCGAAGGATCGCCCCGCTTTGCAGATGATTCTCGACGCTGAAGCCTCCGGCGATCTGTTGCCCGGGGGCACCATCGTGGAGCCCACCAGCGGCAACACCGGCGTCGGGCTGGCGATCGTGGCGGCGCAGCGTGGCTACCAGTGCATCTTTGTGATGACCGACAAGGTGGCACCGGAGAAGGTGGACCTGCTGCGGGCCTACGGTGCCGAGGTGGTCGTGTGCCCGGTGGCGGTCCCACCGGACGATCCGGAGAGCTATTACTCGGTCGCCGAGCGACTCGTGTCCGAGACCCCCAACGCGTACCGACCCAACCAATACGCCAACCCCTCCAACCCGGCAGCGCACGTGGCCACCACCGGGCCCGAGTTGTGGCAACAGACCGATGGCCGTCTCACCCACTTCATCGCAGGCGCAGGCACCTGCGGCACCCTGACCGGCGTCGCCCGCTACCTGAAGGAACAGGACCCGGGTGTTCGGATCATCGCCGCCGATCCCGAGGGTTCGGTGTACTCCGGTGGCTCCGGTCGGCCCTACCTGGTGGAAGGCGTGGGAGAGGACTTCTTCCCTGACGCCTGGCAGGAGAACCTCTACGACGACATCATCGCCGTGTCCGATGCCGAAAGCTTCTCGATGGCCCGCCGCGTGGCCCGCACCGAGGGCATCCTGGTGGGGGGATCAGGCGGCATGGTGGTGGCCGCAGCCATCAAGGTTGCCAAGGCGGCCGGACCCGACGATGTGGTGGTGGTACTCAACCCCGATTCGGGCCGCGGCTACCTGTCGAAGGTGTTCAACGATGACTGGATGGCGAACTTCGGTTTCACCACATCGGGCGGTCGCACCCTGGCGGACGCGTTGGAGCAGGCCGGTGGCATGCAGGACTTGCTGTACGTCAACCCCGACGACACCGTTCGCCACGCCATCGACCTGATGCGCACCAACGGTGTGAGCCAGTTGCCGGTGTGCAAGAACACGCCACCGTTTGCCGAGGCCGAGGTGATGGGGGCGGTCGACGAGCTGGTGTTGATGCGGGCGGCCGCCGACGACCGGGCAACGCTGGACCTTCCGGTGGAGGAGGTGCTGGGCCCACGCCTGCCCACCATCGGCATCGGCCAGGAGGTCGGCCTGGCGATCGAGGCGCTGCGCACCGCCACGGCGCTGCTGGTGCTCGGTGGCGGACGTCCGTGTTGTGTGCTGACCCGCAGCGATGTGCTGGGGTTCTTGGAACTTGGAGACAATTCAGGAGGAGTTGAGGGTGACTGA
- a CDS encoding Fur family transcriptional regulator: protein MSRDRLEELLDDLRRRGGRVTSARRLVLAQLADDPKAHISAEELAERLQGDHPELHLATVYRTLRTLSDLGLVQHVHLGHGPAVYHLAEHHHGHVQCSECGRVFGLDHGVVDRLRNDLLIAHGFEIDDLHFALTGRCEACRSAGETG, encoded by the coding sequence ATGTCTCGTGACCGACTCGAGGAGTTACTGGACGACCTGCGTCGGCGCGGCGGGCGCGTGACGTCGGCGCGGCGGCTGGTACTGGCCCAGTTGGCCGACGATCCCAAGGCTCACATCAGTGCCGAAGAGCTCGCCGAGCGCCTCCAAGGCGACCACCCGGAACTCCACCTGGCCACCGTCTACCGAACGTTGCGAACCCTGAGCGACCTGGGACTGGTACAACACGTCCACCTGGGTCACGGCCCCGCCGTCTACCACCTGGCCGAACACCACCATGGCCATGTTCAGTGCAGCGAGTGCGGACGGGTGTTTGGGCTTGACCACGGGGTGGTCGACCGTCTCAGGAACGATCTGCTCATCGCTCATGGCTTCGAGATCGACGACCTGCACTTCGCCCTCACCGGACGCTGCGAGGCCTGCCGGTCGGCCGGCGAGACCGGTTAG
- a CDS encoding pentapeptide repeat-containing protein, whose amino-acid sequence MVPDTETLMRRARASALAILALLLAVGVAMTLAGTSGSVLRELGLAVVGGGVVGGAIVVVEAMLVAATSERESRAALMQQISTTLELTGIDLRGQRFAGIYLPSRTLVAANLRGIVLDDAQLYFSNLRHADLSNASGPRGSKFLRA is encoded by the coding sequence GTGGTGCCGGACACGGAAACGCTGATGCGACGGGCACGAGCTTCGGCCTTGGCCATACTTGCGCTGCTACTCGCGGTTGGCGTTGCCATGACCTTGGCCGGTACTTCGGGGTCGGTCCTACGCGAGCTTGGGCTGGCAGTGGTCGGCGGTGGGGTCGTCGGCGGTGCGATCGTTGTTGTCGAGGCAATGCTGGTCGCCGCGACCTCGGAACGGGAATCCCGGGCAGCCCTGATGCAGCAGATCTCTACCACGCTTGAGCTGACCGGGATTGACCTGCGCGGTCAGAGGTTTGCGGGGATCTACCTGCCGTCGCGGACGCTGGTGGCTGCCAACCTCCGAGGCATCGTTCTGGATGATGCTCAACTGTACTTCTCGAATCTTCGACACGCTGATCTCTCGAACGCCTCAGGCCCGAGGGGTTCGAAGTTCCTGAGAGCGTGA